In Euphorbia lathyris chromosome 9, ddEupLath1.1, whole genome shotgun sequence, the following are encoded in one genomic region:
- the LOC136205629 gene encoding leucine-rich repeat protein 1-like, with the protein METFTHFHSLSLLLLLLLSLSPVKPNVEGDALYALRRSVKDPELVLQSWDPTLVDPCTWFHVTCDSLNRVTRLDLGNAKLSGSLVPELGKLERLQYLELYMNELVGTIPKELGNLKSLISLDLYHNNLTGSVPASLSKLSNLKFLRLNGNRLTGRIPRELTKLGNLKILDVSKNDLCGTIPTSGSFSKFSEESFKNNPRLEGPELMGFVRYDAGGNC; encoded by the exons ATGGAGACTTTCACACACTTTCactctctttctcttcttctacttcttcttctatCTCTATCTCCTGTAAAACCAAACGTAGAAG GAGATGCTCTATATGCTTTGAGAAGATCAGTGAAGGATCCAGAACTTGTTCTTCAAAGTTGGGATccgactttggttgatccatgTACTTGGTTTCATGTTACTTGTGATTCTCTCAATCGGGTTACCCGttt GGATCTTGGAAATGCAAAGCTGTCAGGCAGTCTTGTTCCTGAATTAGGGAAACTTGAGCGACTTCAGTATCT GGAACTATACATGAATGAGCTTGTGGGAACTATACCAAAGGAGCTTGGAAACCTGAAAAGCCTTATCAGCTTGGACCTATACCACAACAATCTTACTGGCTCCGTTCCTGCTTCTCTTTCCAAGCTCTCCAATCTCAAATTCTT AAGACTCAATGGTAATCGTTTGACTGGAAGAATACCAAGGGAACTTACCAAACTGGGAAACCTCAAGATCCT TGATGTGTCAAAGAATGATTTGTGTGGCACAATTCCTACTTCGGGTTCATTTTCCAAATTTTCAGAAGAAAG TTTCAAGAATAACCCTAGACTGGAAGGACCTGAACTGATGGGATTTGTAAGATACGATGCAGGAGGAAACTGTTGA
- the LOC136205628 gene encoding uncharacterized protein At2g33490 → MKTSFRKLRGLAFRHGHHKDRRDLRHFAPCDELDHAAKDMEDMRDCYDSLLSAAAATANSAFEFSESLREMGACLLEKTALNDDEESGKVLLMLGKVQYELQKLVDSYRSHIFQTITIPSESLLNELRNVEEMKRQCDEKRNVYDYMTMRQRESGRGKSGKGESFSKQQLQTAHEEYDEEATLFVFRLKSLKQGQSRSLLTQAARHHAAQLCFFKKALKSLEDIEPHVKLVTEQQHIDYHFSELEYGDGDYSDDEEEEDDDDDDDDDDEDFSDALDDGELSFDYKQNDRDQDVATSRNSMELDIVDNTFPEVATLESTKENRDTIYRNSFSFKGENRKVSQSAPLFAENKRDSVESIKQTWPAYTKKFNTYALPLPNPADTKSSNSGGSVVLPQTLKSSLNGGEHNLWHSSPLEPRNYEKLLGDGKHPGSKLRNAESVLRESNKDTARSRLPPQLDGSFPSQHDPRVTSDSRKVRRQSFSGPFTSRAWLTKPASVEHAGLYSGPILQNPTAQLLSSSPKLSPKVSPKVSPTTSPTFLSSPKISELHELPRPPAIITSKSPRPLSLVGHSAPLARSDNTPPTRKSLALNKPSPLPTPQAVSRSFSIPSSSFKSMAMSITKPHEATQNAEVFEDMISPPLTPISLSNLGSPLTGSENTNQTIQIRGAH, encoded by the exons ATGAAGACCTCGTTTAGGAAATTGCGAGGTTTGGCATTTCGACATGGTCATCATAAGGATAGAAGAGATCTTCGTCATTTCGCACCTTGTGACGAGCTTGATCATGCGGCTAAG GATATGGAGGATATGAGAGATTGCTATGATAGTTTACTTTCAGCTGCTGCAGCAACTGCTAATAGCGCCTTCG AATTCTCTGAATCATTGCGTGAAATGGGCGCTtgtcttctcgaaaaaactgcattaaatgatgatgaagaaagtg GAAAAGTATTACTGATGTTGGGAAAAGTGCAGTACGAACTCCAGAAACTTGTTGATAGCTAT CGCTCCCACATATTCCAGACAATTACAATCCCATCAGAGTCCCTTCTCAATGAGCTTCGGAATGTAGAG GAGATGAAGCGACAATGTGATGAGAAAAG AAATGTTTATGATTACATGACAATGAGACAAAGAGAAAGTGGACGAGGAAAAAGTGGGAAGGGGGAGAGTTTTTCAAAGCAACAATTACAAACGGCCCATGAGGAGTACGATGAAGAGGCAACCTTGTTTGTTTTTCGTCTGAAATCCCTAAAACAAGGACAATCTCGAAGTCTTCTTACACAGGCAGCAAGGCATCATGCTGCTCAG TTGTGCTTCTTCAAGAAGGCTCTCAAGTCTCTTGAAGATATTGAGCCACATGTGAAATTGGTCACTGAACAACAACATATCGATTATCACTTTAGTGAACTTGAATATGGTGATGGGGATTATagtgatgacgaagaagaagaagatgatgatgatgacgaCGACGACGACGACGAGGATTTTAGTGATGCACTTGATGATGGGGAATTAAGTTTTGACTATAAACAAAATGACCGGGACCAAGATGTTGCTACATCAAGAAACTCAATGGAG TTGGACATCGTGGACAATACATTTCCTGAAGTTGCAACATTAGAATCCACAAAG GAAAATCGAGACACAATTTATAGGAATTCCTTTTCTTTTAAGGGAGAAAATAGAAAAGTCAGCCAATCAGCTCCACTTTTTGCTGAAAATAAACGTGATTCAGTTGAGAGTATCAAACAGACGTGGCCAGCATATACAAAAAAGTTCAACACATATGCATTGCCTTTGCCTAACCCAGCTGATACAAAAAGTTCAAATTCTGGAGGATCAGTTGTACTTCCTCAAACATTAAAGTCAAGTTTGAATGGAGGGGAACATAATTTATGGCATTCTTCCCCTCTAGAACCTAGAAATTATGAGAAACTATTAGGAGATGGAAAACATCCAGGGTCCAAGCTTAGGAATGCAGAGTCAGTTCTCAGGGAGAGCAACAAAGATACTGCTAGGTCACGGTTACCTCCTCAGTTGGATGGGTCTTTTCCTTCACAGCATGACCCACGGGTTACCTCTGATTCTAGGAAAGTCAGACGCCAATCCTTTTCAGGCCCCTTTACAAGTCGGGCATGGCTTACGAAACCAGCTTCAGTGGAACATGCTGGATTGTACTCTGGACCGATTTTGCAGAATCCAACAGCACAGTTACTGTCATCCTCTCCTAAGTTATCTCCAAAAGTATCTCCTAAGGTATCTCCGACAACTTCCCCTACTTTCCTGTCCTCACCCAAAATAAGTGAGCTTCATGAGCTTCCAAGGCCCCCAGCTATTATAACCTCAAAGTCCCCAAGGCCTCTAAGTTTGGTAGGTCATTCGGCTCCTTTAGCACGCAGTGACAATACCCCTCCTACACGTAAATCATTGGCGTTGAACAAACCATCTCCGCTGCCTACACCTCAGGCCGTCTCTCGCAGTTTCTCCATACCATCCAGCAGTTTTAAATCAATGGCAATGAGCATCACTAAGCCACATGAAGCTACTCAGAACGCAGAGGTGTTTGAAGACATGATATCTCCTCCTTTGACACCAATATCATTATCCAACCTCGGCTCACCATTAACTGGTTCCGAAAATACGAATCAGACTATTCAAATCAGAG GGGCACATTGA